The window GATTTCGGAACCAATAATTCAAGTGGAAAAGCTAATTCCTTCGTTTTTGGAATTCAATATAACGGCAGTATCACAGCGGAACAAGCTCTACAGCTTATCCAGTCACAGGCTGCTTATTTCAATTTTACTTCCAACAATAATCAGGTTTCCAGTTTATCATTAAATACGTTCTCTGGAAACACCTCTGGAACAGAAAGATGGAAGTTATATGCCGGAAAAGACCTTTCAAGCTGGCAAAAAAGACTGATCTGAGTCAGATCCAATTAAGTAACAATACATGGCTGGGATTAAGCTTTGGAGAAAGAAGTCCTTTCACTCCTACTGAAGCAAATAATGCGACATTGTCTGTTGCCTCTGTATATAAGAAAGCATCATTCAACATTTATCCTAATCCAACAAGTGATTTCATTCAGATTGAAACTTCTGAAAATATCAGAGAGATTAATATCTATTCTTCTTTGGGACAAAAAGTAATGGCTTCACAGGAAACAAAAATTAATGTTAAGTCTTTAAAATCCGGGGTCTATTGGGTTGAGATTAAGACCAAAAGTGGTTCTACGGTGCATAAGATTGTGAAGAAGTAAGAAAGGGGAATGATTGAACCACCCCGTCAAATCTTCGATTTGACACCCCTTCGGAGGAGGGGAATTATCACGTCTTCAATTGTTATTTTCTTCGTAATAGTAATTCACTATGAAATATATAATAAAAATTCGTGCAGCGGTGGCTAAAACAAAAAACGCATCCCGATTGGGATGCGTTTTTCATGATGATTATACAATCAATTATTTTTTCTCTGCTCTTTGAAGAACTTCATCTACCATTCCGTAGCTCTTAGCTTCTTCAGAAGTCATCCAGTAATCTCTGTCAGAAGATTTCTCAACCCATTCGTAAGTTTGTCCTGAATGGTGAGCGATGATGTCATAAAGCTCCTGCTTTAACTTCAACATCTCTCTTAAGTTGATCTCCATATCAGAAGCTACTCCCTGAGCACCTCCTGAAGGCTGGTGAATCATTACTCTTGAGTGCTTCAGCGCAGAACGCTTTCCTTTTTCTCCGGCAACCAACAATACAGCTCCCATTGAAGCAGCCATCCCCGTACAGATTGTTGCTACATCAGGTTTAATGATCTGCATGGTGTCATAAATACCTAATCCTGCATATACGCTACCACCAGGAGAATTGATATAGATCTGAATATCTTTAGAAGGGTCTGCACTTTCTAAGAATAGAAGCTGAGCAGTAACGATATTCGCTACCTGATCGTCAATTCCTGTTCCAAGGAAGATAATTCTGTCCATCATCAAACGGGAGAAAACGTCCATCTGAGCAACGTTTAATCTTCTTTCTTCCATGATGTACGGAGTTAAGTTCGTTGGGCCATACATTCCCATATACTGATCGGTAGCCAAACCGTTGTTTCCTAAATGTTTTACAGAGAAATCTCTGAATTCCTTTTTAATGTCCATATTTGTATTATGTATTATTTTAATAATATTTTCGATGTTTAAATTACAATATTTATTCCTAAAATTTTATAGGACTTTTTGTCATAGAATACTGACTCCTTTTGTCTTTAAACTATCTTTTTCTATTGACATAGATTCCTTTAATCGGGGAATATTCAATAATATTACTTAATCTGATAGAAGCTTGTTTCAGCAGAGTGATTTTTTTAATCAGCTCATAATATTTTACTTCATCAGTGCTGCTGTATTGGTCCAGTTCCTTCGCTGTTTCTGTAATCAGATAATCAATATATCTGTATTTGTGCAGTAAAACATCCCCTTGAATCTGATCTGCAACTTTATCTCCATAATTAGGCGGATAAATATTTCTTGATGCCCAGTTTTCCAGTTCGTCCAGCGGCATCAAAGCATCTACAACCTTTGTCGTAATGTCTTCATCCATAAAAGATACAAAAAAGTTTCCACTTCTCAACTCATCTTTCTGAATCCCCTCTTTTACCTGGTTGATAATGATCTCATTTTCTTTGACTAAAAATGTATACTGCTCTTCTTCAAAATGATGGAGAATTTCTTCAATAACTGTAATCTGATATTCTTCGTTGTTCTCATTTTTTCTTTTCAATACAACGTCACCAAACATCAGCATGTGATCCACCAACTTATTCTCCATAAACAGAACATCAAACAAAAAAGGATCTTCTTTTTCCTGATCCAAAGGAACGATCTCCAACTTTGGAGCTGCTTTTTCCTTCTGTTGTTGCTGAACATGATGAGTTTGATTCTGGGTAATCTGTTTTTGAACATCCAGCTCATTGAAAAGACTCTGCTCAGAAAGACCGAATTTATTGGAAACCTCCTTCAGATACACCTCTCTTTTCAGTGCGTTTTGTACGAAGGAAACCGATTTTACAATGTCACGGATGGCCTCAGCCTTTTTGATAGGATCATTTCCAACATCCCGTAACAGAATCTCCGCTTTAAAGTCGATGAAATCCATCGCTTCATTTTCAATGTATTTTTCAACATATTCCTGCGGATGTTTTCTGGCAAAGGAATCCGGGTCATCACCATCAGGGAAAAGCAGGACACGAATGTTCATACCTTCTGTCAGAAGCATATCAATACTTCGGAAACTGGCTTTGATACCAGCATTGTCTCCGTCGAAGAGAATGGTTACATTTTCTGTAAGCCTCTTAATTAGTTTGATTTGCTCAGTGGTAAGGGAAGTTCCTGAACTCGCTACAACGTTTTCAATTCCGGACATGTGAAGGGAAATCACATCCATATATCCTTCCACCAAAAGACAGCCATTCTTTCTTGAAATAGCCTGCTTGCTTTGGTTCAATCCATAAAGAACATTGGATTTATGATAGATCTCCGTTTCCGGTGAGTTGAGATATTTCGCTGTTTTTACATTATTCTTAAGAATTCTGGCTCCAAAACCTAAAACCCTCCCTGAAAAACTATGAATCGGAAAAATTACCCTTTCACGGAATCTGTCAACTCCCGCCGGAGTATTTTCCGGGAAAATAGAAAGTCCGGATTTTTCAAGGATTTCCTTAGTATATCCTTTCTCAAGAGCATATGAAGTAAAAGCGTTTTTCTTTTCAGGAGAATATCCAAGCTGGAATTTCTTAATGATATCATCCTTAAGTTCTCTTTCTTTAAAATAAGCAAGTCCTATGCTTCTACCTTCCTGATCATCCCAAAGGATTTCCTGGAAGTAAGTATTGGCAACTTCATGAATTTTATACAATAGATCTTTTTCCGTTTGGGCATGTTTTGCTTCTTCGGAAATTTCACGCAGATCTTCTTCAATTTCAATTCCGTATTTTTTAGCGGCATGACGAAGTGCTTCAGGATAAGTGAAGTTCTCAATTTCCATTAGGAAAGAGATGGCAGTCCCTCCTTTTCCTGTAGAGAAGTCCTTCCAGATCTGCTTACTTGGCGAAACAACAAAACTGGGTGACTTTTCTTCATGAAATGGGCTGAGTCCCTTAAAATTAGACCCCGCTCTTTTCAACTGAACGTACTCTCCTACTATCTCTTCTACACGTATCGTTGAGAAAATTTTGTCTATGGTCTGCTTCGAAATCATGCTGTAAAATTAAGTATTTTTATGTAGATGCAGGAATATTTCGAGTGAGATAATTTGGAATAAACAGCGTCAAAAAATGCGAAATAGGATAAATAAACACAATGATTAATTAAGGATTTGTAATTTATTCTCAATACTATTATTCAAAAAAAAATCTCCTTTGTGGAGATTTTTAAATATTAGAAATAAAAATCAGATTACTTCTTAATAAATATTTTTGTAGAAGTGTTTCCAGATTTATCTATAAACTCCACTATATAACTTCCTATACTAAGATGATCTATAGAAATTGAATTGTTATTCACTTTTGATATTTCTATTTTCTTTCCTTCCATGGTGTAGACTGTAGCAGAAATAATCTC of the Chryseobacterium capnotolerans genome contains:
- the clpP gene encoding ATP-dependent Clp endopeptidase proteolytic subunit ClpP, with protein sequence MDIKKEFRDFSVKHLGNNGLATDQYMGMYGPTNLTPYIMEERRLNVAQMDVFSRLMMDRIIFLGTGIDDQVANIVTAQLLFLESADPSKDIQIYINSPGGSVYAGLGIYDTMQIIKPDVATICTGMAASMGAVLLVAGEKGKRSALKHSRVMIHQPSGGAQGVASDMEINLREMLKLKQELYDIIAHHSGQTYEWVEKSSDRDYWMTSEEAKSYGMVDEVLQRAEKK
- a CDS encoding T9SS type A sorting domain-containing protein translates to MEVICRKRPFKLAKKTDLSQIQLSNNTWLGLSFGERSPFTPTEANNATLSVASVYKKASFNIYPNPTSDFIQIETSENIREINIYSSLGQKVMASQETKINVKSLKSGVYWVEIKTKSGSTVHKIVKK
- the dnaG gene encoding DNA primase — encoded protein: MISKQTIDKIFSTIRVEEIVGEYVQLKRAGSNFKGLSPFHEEKSPSFVVSPSKQIWKDFSTGKGGTAISFLMEIENFTYPEALRHAAKKYGIEIEEDLREISEEAKHAQTEKDLLYKIHEVANTYFQEILWDDQEGRSIGLAYFKERELKDDIIKKFQLGYSPEKKNAFTSYALEKGYTKEILEKSGLSIFPENTPAGVDRFRERVIFPIHSFSGRVLGFGARILKNNVKTAKYLNSPETEIYHKSNVLYGLNQSKQAISRKNGCLLVEGYMDVISLHMSGIENVVASSGTSLTTEQIKLIKRLTENVTILFDGDNAGIKASFRSIDMLLTEGMNIRVLLFPDGDDPDSFARKHPQEYVEKYIENEAMDFIDFKAEILLRDVGNDPIKKAEAIRDIVKSVSFVQNALKREVYLKEVSNKFGLSEQSLFNELDVQKQITQNQTHHVQQQQKEKAAPKLEIVPLDQEKEDPFLFDVLFMENKLVDHMLMFGDVVLKRKNENNEEYQITVIEEILHHFEEEQYTFLVKENEIIINQVKEGIQKDELRSGNFFVSFMDEDITTKVVDALMPLDELENWASRNIYPPNYGDKVADQIQGDVLLHKYRYIDYLITETAKELDQYSSTDEVKYYELIKKITLLKQASIRLSNIIEYSPIKGIYVNRKR